TAACTTCACAAGCACCACAACCTTCACATAAAAATGGATTTAGTCGAGGTTTATCATTTACCATTTTTAATGCTTCAAATTTGCAATTTTTAACACAGAGGCTACAGCTATTGCATTTGTTTAAGTCAATCTCTGGCTTAGCCGAAGTAACCACTGGTAAAGTTTTATCCCATTTTTTTATTCCTCCTAACCAAATAGCTAAATTAGGGGCATCAACATCACAATCTACAGCCGTAATCTTTTTCGATTTTCTAAAAAGCATTGCCAAAGCTGAAGTTAGCATCGATTTCCCTACTCCGCCTTTTCCAGAAGCTATAACTATTTTCACATTTCTTACAATTTTACTAATTCAAAATCGAGTAATTTCCCTTTTGAATAGGCCTCAACTAATTTTTTTGAATAAGGAATTTCTTTTTCTATTTTAATTTTATATTTTTTGGCGATTTTTTGAATTTTCCTTTTATCTCCTAAATTAGCGTGATTCAAAATTATTTTGGCTGGCACCTTGAGTTTTTGGCATAAATCCAAAATTAAATTCAAATCATAAGCTCCCATTGGAGTAGGTTCAGTAACAGCGTAAGCCAAATCACAACCCAAAAGAGCAGAAATTACTGGACAATGAGTACCGGCAGCCGTATCAAATAAAAGAAAATCTGGCTTATTTTTCCTAACCAGATTTGAAACAAATTTTTTTGTTTTAGTAACTACAGGGCCTGTTTCCTCAAGGCCCGGTTTGGCAAGACCAGTTACTAGCCAATAGTCTTTCTCAATTTTATTTAAAAAGATTTGACCAATCTCTTCTTTTTTCGGCTGGATGGCTCCGTGTGGACAAACAATCCAGCAAGCTCCACAAGCTGAACATAGATCTTTAATAAATACTGGATATTTCTCTGGAGCTTGAAAAGCAGCATTATTTCGACAGATTTCGACGCACAAACCACATTTTTTACATTTTCTTTTATTTAATTTTGGGAATTCAGCATAAACTTTCTTTTTGGATTTTTCTAATTTTTGACCCAATAACAAATAATCATTAGGGCACTCCACATCACAATCACAAAGAATAACTTTCTTATCTTCTTTAATTAATTTATTAGCAAATAAGATAGTAATGGTACTTTTCCCAGTACCACCTTTGCCACCGGTAATAGCAATTTTTTGCATGCTAAGTTGATTCTAATTCTCCTTTTTTAAATTTCTCCAAGGCCTCCTTGGCGGTTCCCGAAACCCCAGAAATTACTTTAATTCCCGATTGTTCTAGTACTGCTAAAGCATTAGGCCCAACATTGCCTACAATTACTACTTCTGCTTTTTCATTGGCAACAGTCTGAGCAGCAGCAATTCCTGCTCCGCCCACTGCCTTTTTTGCTTCATTTTCTACTGTTTTAAATTCTTCGGTTTCCATATCTACAAATAAAAAATAACTACATCTACCAAAAACTTGATCAATTGGAGAATCTAAATCAGGGCCAGTTGTACAAATACAAATTTTCATAAATTTTATTTAGCCCTAGTCATTGAAGTGCCACATTTTGGGCATTTATAAGTATAACAAGGTGTCCCTCTTCCGTGAGGAACTTTGGTCCCACAATTCGGACAGATACATTCTCCCCCGGGTCCTAAACCAAAACCACCAGGTTGTCGACCCCGACCACCTCTTCCGGGCGCTCTAAATCTCCCACCAGGAGGAATTGAAGGAATTCTCTTTGGCATGTTATTTTTTTCCTTTTTTAGTTTCTAACTCTCTTAATCTTTCTTCAATGGCTTTCATTTCCTCTCGTAAGGCCTTAAGCTCTTCCAAAAGCATCTCTTTTTCTTCTTTCGGAGTAGGCTCTTGCCAATTCTCAGGATAAGCCCACCACCAACGAGGAAGCCAAGGAAATCTAAAACATCTTCCCCCATATCTTCTTAAATCTCTTTGATTGTAAGCCCACCAAGGACCACCACCATAACCAAAAGGCATAATATTATAATCTATTAATTGCTATTACTTTTTCGACCTTTCTATTATGATTATAAACCCATAACTATGTCTTGTCAAGGTTTATTTATCCACAATTAAAAAAAATCGCTAAGGGGATTTTTCCGGTAGCGATTTGTAACGAATACTTGCGAAAGAACAATTTTATCCACTGTTGGACGAGAGGCACTTATTTTATTCTTGCTGTCTGTTCCCTGATTATATTCATTACTTCTTCTGGTTTTTCAGTTGAAAAAACAAACTCTTTAAATCTACCTTTCTTCAATAAAAGCACAACTCGAGGAGCTCCTATAACATTATACACTAATCTCCATTTTCCCTTAACTCTTCCTATGCGTATGCCCCAACCTCCATATCTAATTATTGAGGCTTCGTCTAAATAACAATTCTTAATATTCTCCCAGGTGATGATGTGCCTAAAAATCCCATAACTGACCTTGACAGACAGATGAGTTATTCTAATGCTTAGCCTACTAAAATTAATCGTCACG
This region of Patescibacteria group bacterium genomic DNA includes:
- a CDS encoding DUF5320 family protein → MPFGYGGGPWWAYNQRDLRRYGGRCFRFPWLPRWWWAYPENWQEPTPKEEKEMLLEELKALREEMKAIEERLRELETKKGKK
- a CDS encoding NifB/NifX family molybdenum-iron cluster-binding protein — translated: MKICICTTGPDLDSPIDQVFGRCSYFLFVDMETEEFKTVENEAKKAVGGAGIAAAQTVANEKAEVVIVGNVGPNALAVLEQSGIKVISGVSGTAKEALEKFKKGELEST
- a CDS encoding P-loop NTPase; translated protein: MQKIAITGGKGGTGKSTITILFANKLIKEDKKVILCDCDVECPNDYLLLGQKLEKSKKKVYAEFPKLNKRKCKKCGLCVEICRNNAAFQAPEKYPVFIKDLCSACGACWIVCPHGAIQPKKEEIGQIFLNKIEKDYWLVTGLAKPGLEETGPVVTKTKKFVSNLVRKNKPDFLLFDTAAGTHCPVISALLGCDLAYAVTEPTPMGAYDLNLILDLCQKLKVPAKIILNHANLGDKRKIQKIAKKYKIKIEKEIPYSKKLVEAYSKGKLLDFELVKL